The genomic region CTCTCAAACACAGCGAATCTCAACTGGTGTGTCACAGTGAGTATAAATGTAATGGAAAAAATACATCTGAATTTAAAACCGAGACTACATATTATTAAATAACTTAATCTCTGATCAATTTCACTCCATTTTCAAGAGCCATTAGCACCATTTGGTAGATTTTGTAGTTCCAAACCAGTGAGTTTACCATTCAAGATGGGCAAAAATGACATTTTATATAACTGCTAGTTACTATCAATACAGCAGTAAAAATATGTTTTCCATATTGCATTTAGGCAACAAAAAAGTGCTGCAAATATTGggtgaaattgtttaacttgggtcccAAGGCAAAACCAATTGAAAACCACTGCTCTAACACCTTAGTCTAGTCAGATTGGTGCATGTTGAGTTGGAACAAGTCAGCACACCCGGTAGttaccaggaacagggttagtgACCAATGGCAAAGGCATTCTATGCAGCAAATCAATACATTCTCAGTTCCTTGCGCAACAACTTTTACCCGACAACGTGTGAGATAAGCTTCAGACAACATTTACATCTTCAGACCACAAGACAAAGCCAATCCAATTTATACAGTTTATTCTTGCAAAAAACATTGACAGGAGCTTATGCCATCAGCACGCAGGCTCCTCCCACTGCCTTGATCTTCTCCTCTGCCCGTCGACTGAAGAACTTTGCCTTGACGATCACAGGCTGCTTGGGCAGTTTGCCTTTGCCCAGCACTTTGAAGTAGCCCTGTGGAGACAGAACCAAAATTGTTTAACACAGCTACACAAAAAGTTTTTACATCTCATTGAGTCGCCCACCTTCCCACAAAGTCAGTCCTATTAAGTACATGGCCCTACATTCTGCATCTGCTAAATGAATGATTCCAAAGGATAGGCAGCAGATCCAGTTACGCAAGTATAAAGACATGCATGGCCATCTCAAACTACTAGCTACCGTCTATATGCACTTGATAAACCCTCATAGCAGCTCCTTTCACACCAATGCAAGTCTAAGATTCAGTGCCAGAGGTCAGCATGGATACAACAAACCTGATTTTTAAGTCTAAACCATTGACACCCTGGAGCTACTGGTCAAGAAGCCCATGTTATTCAACAACCGCAGCAGGCAGTCATTTGTGCAAGCCTCCAATTAGGGATTTCATTACATCAGTTTAGTTTGAATGGTCAGCTAGTACACAAGTTCTCCACAGCACAAAGTTAAATAATTCTGCATGACAGCGTGTAAAGGCCAAGAGCTCCTGCTCAAACATGGCTCTAGAACAGTCATGGCAACAACGTATAACACTTGTAACTGTCCATGTGGCCGATTGACCTATTACAGGGCCAGCCGGTGAATAGGAACAGTCTTCACTCTTAGAGAACTCTAGCACACCAAAACAATGGTGTTTGTCATGATGTGACTCTGAGTCTCTGACAGCATCACCCCGTGTGGCACACTGAACACAAAGCTATTTATAAGCTACTAACCAGTGGATTGATGACCTGAATCAGGTGTTAGCACTGGACTAAATAAAAGGCCTGTAGAGTAGACTGGTCATATTCAAAAAATGTTCTACATTGCCATAACTGGAGGCAAGTCAAATTGTCCCTCAAATAAAGTCAAATCTACCTTAAAAACCATAACACTTAAAGGGGAATATATGCATGAACCAGCAGTCACCTGGGACCAGATATATGGTGCTCTGGGGAAGATACTTACAGCGCGCACGGCATCAATGATGGGCGCAGGGCCTTCGGGCTTCTTGGCGTAGTTGAGCCTGGTCTGCTCGCTCACGAGTGTCCACAGTTTGTCCAGGTTGACAGTGGGGCAGTGCACGGTGTTCCTCTTGAGATGGTAGTGTCTCATGCCCACCTTACCAAAGTACCCAGGGTGGCTGTGGAAGCACAGAGACCAGACAGGGCACGCCAAGCATATTGTATTAAACCAAATTCTTACTGGTGATGAGGTTGAAGCGCAGtcttaacactgtcatgacaATGTAATCAACAGATGACATCAGAAGTGGTGGGACTGAAAATCCACCAAAAAACAAAACCCATCAACAAAAAATAAACACAGGACTTTGTATGTGTTGTCAATAGTAACTTCACCGCATGAAATTAGAAATTATTTCATCCTACAGCCGTAAGTAAAGTGAGCAAAAAAATATCTTATAGTACTAGAGGTGTTGGCAAAAATATCAACACTTGTAACTGCCCATGTGGGTGACTAGCCTATGAGAGGGGCCAGTCGGTGAATAGGACCAGTCTTCACTCTTAGAGAACTCTAGCACACCAAGACAATGGCATTTGTCAAGATGAGACTCTGAGTCTCTGATAGCATCACACACTATGCTGAGGATCACTCCCTCTTAAAAAACACAACATTGATCATGTTTTCTTACTACTCAAGCCACTAAACAATACAGTGTACACCTACAGTAAAGGTTCACAACGAATGTTACATTGTTTCTTactaaaacaaaaatgtaaaaagtacTCTACTCACTATTTGTCGAAGTTAATTCTGTGGTGATGCATGCCACCGGCGTTACCACGACCTCCAGGATGCTTCCTGTGCTTGCCTAGGAAGAGAGAAACAGTTCACACGTTTTGCAATAGCTACCAGTACTATCCACAAGTATCACCAATGTTGACCATGCTCAACTCACCGATACGACCATGTCCGTGGCTGACGTGCCCACGGAGCTTCCTGGTCTTGGTCTTCTTGGTAGGCTGCAATACATAATTTACTTTAGGATAACAAAATAAATATCATGATTGGACAAGATGTAGGAGACATTTATCCATGTCAACAACCAAACAGAATATTTCATGACGGGTTGCAAGAACGTAATAGAACACATACATACGATCGAGCTTCCACTTCGCTTTCACGCGACACTACTTATGGCAGGCAACGTTAGCGACTAATAGATTAGCTAGTAAACTAAACTACCACAACATAGATGTGGTCATAATGGCTGATGTTGCAAGTATTTCGATATAAAATATTTTACAATGACTGTTCATTTGAGTTTCGTGACAGAATTAAGAATTAACGAAATTGTAACATTGTCAGTAAACGTGGGTCGCTACCAAGCAAAGGCCTGTATCCAATATTCGGGAGAGCTCGCCTGTTTACAACGTTTTTCTACCGTATTGTCCTTAATAATGACAATAGTTAGAGACAACGTCTATAACATATATGACAACTAAACAAATGTGTGATTTTTCTACTCGTACAACACAGGATGGACATAGATTTCAACCTAATTTTACAGCAGAAGTATACACGACAGCACTTACCATCTTGGAGGAGAGTTGAAAGAGGAACGCGAATCTGAAATCTCACGGTTTTGTACGAGATTTACTGCCCGACAACTTTCATGGAATCTAACAGCGACATCAGATGGACACCAAGAGGAATACAGTATAAACATCGATCATTTGACCTCGTTTATGAAACAGTGATATTCATTCTTGAATTCGATTGAatgataatattttttttttttaacccaacATAAACAGATCATAGAGGAAATACCCCATTCAATATTTCTGATTAATTAGAAATTGACTTTTGCTTTCAGGAACCAAATGATTAACCTTTGTAGGCCTGCATCAAACTGAAGTGAAAGCAAAAGTCAATAGGCAGTCTGTAATTTCTAATTAATCAGAAATATTGAATGGGGTATTTCCTCTATGATCTGTTTATGTCACAcatgtagcagagagagagagagactgtagcaaAGATCTCAATTGGAGTAACACCAAGTTCATTTATTTTCATGGTAGTACATAATTTGGCAGCCCATGATTTATCGTATTTTCCAGCAtagtaggtggcggcatgcatTTAAACGGTTGTTTGCCGACCGCCATGATATCATAGAAGAAGACGAACACCAAATTCAACCCAAGTTATTTTTGCATTGAATAAGAACCCACTCAGTGATGTAGTGCAGGGTATACGCAGGTATGTCCACGTTCTTTTCAGTAGCCTAGGCATGGTGTATACtgtactcacttcttaatccccattGATgtgtatcaaagtagtgtagtggaggcaTATGCTGTATCAATTAATAAGGGTAAtggaacagatcagaatgtttagtttaaaatgttgataaaataTAATTTCTTCACAATTTAAGCGCAGCAATGTGCGCATAGCGGTAGGCATAAACCCACATGTTCCAACATTCTATTTGCGGGAAAACATCATTTTAAAATGCGCAATTCACGTGAGCTGTTTCATTAATTAACAGAGATTAGAAAATTAGAGAGGGGAAATGCAATCatcatgggttactaatatgactGGGATAATGCCTTTGGATGCGAGACAATGAAAGcaagttgatttgaaaaccaatagaaaaGGAGTGCGCATAagaggaagtctttataaaatatTTCCCTCAACATTTCTATGGTTggactttgaagcaaggtaaatACATGTCTTACCTGTTGCCTCATAATCTGAAGTAAAATGTCAAGGTTTCAAAAAATGAAGGAACAGGAAAATTTATAGCGATGCTAATGATAGGCCTaatcttctggaaaggctttcccaaaaaccttcaattaaatgttaactagctacaaagtagcctatgactacccttttaaaattgtatttatttaacctttatttaactaggcaagtcagttaagaacacgttcttatttacaatgactgcctaccaaaaGCCAAAAGGCCACCTGTGGGGACAGGGGatataaaaatataggacaaaatacacatcacgaaaagagagacaccacaaaacTACATAAATAGAaaccgaagacaacaacatagcatggcagcacacatgacaacacagcatggtagcaacatgacaacaatatggtagcaacacatggcagcagcacaaaacatggtagaaacaatattgggcacagacaacagcacaaagagtaagaaggtagagacaacaatacatcacgtgaaGCAGTCAcagctgtcagtaagagtgtccatgattgagtcaaATTCTACCTGGCAGAATTATAtgatgattatttgcatcaatccagtggccatttgttttgcaaTCGCCATCTCATGTGCACTACAGAAAGacagctaaccaaacaacagtgttGGTGCTATCAGACAtgaattaaagggtaactacactCAAAAATCTAAATGTCTTAGATTTTTctcagacctcaaaagtggtcaCCTGATGTGGTTTAAATATTGCTGTGGACTTATAATAAAGTGCGACATTGAGAGCAAAAacctgtaaaaaaaatatataaaaaacagaAACCGGTGAATTTCTGACTCCGTTGACAGCCTCATTTTCTATTTCAATAATAGGCCTACTATTAGCTTACTTGCACAGTACATCTTGGGTTGGCCTGACTGTGAAAGACCAATATAAGATTTATCATTTTAGGTCCTTCAGAATACGTGTCACTGTTTCTTATAGAATTTTTTGCACATGGCGCCTTCCTTTGCCAGGTGGGCTGTCAAGGACATTTTTAGCAAAATGAGAGTCTGTCTACTTCTCCAAGCACCACTGAAACCACTGGTTCTATTTATCTTTGATGGAACACGTGAGTGATTTTCTCTGTAATGCATTTTAAAGAGGTTGCTTTTTTGGACTTGTTACTAATATGTTTTGACGAGGGGACAATAGGAGTTGTAGCCCGTCTCAGATGATGGCTTCATATTAAGGCTCCGTTATGTGATGCTGTAGCCTACTTCACTGTATTGTTTAAGATTAACATACAGTATAGCATATGTATCTTATTGTGATGTTGTTCTCAGTCGTATTACATCACAAGCAGTTCAACAGTGTAAGCCacacagagatcctattaaaaTGTAAGTTGTAACATGTCATTCTATGGTAAGCCACATGCAGCCTACTACATTTCCATCTACAGGAGGTGCCTGTGAGATATGGATTTCACAAAAATCGATTTTACACTAGGTGAATGTACTATTACTTTTGCCGTGCTGTGCAGACTGTCATGTCAAGTCAAGTCCAGAGTGTGTGTGCCCTCTGCAAGAAGAGGTAGTTGTGCAAAAAGTGCACCAACAAACACCATTCCCATCATACAACTAACAATCCTACCTGTAGGTTTGTGGCTCTGTGAAAATGCACCAGCATTATCACCAACCCCAGCAAAGAGTAGTACCATCACTCACATAGACCAATCGCACTTAAATAGTCACATGATGGCTTGGACCATTGTAGGCATACAGCAGGCACATCTTATAGACGATGCACAAATGAACACGTCAGCCTTACCAAATGGATGGTGTCCCGAACAACATACAGCTGCAGCCATACCACGATAATGCCAATGCCAACATACACACGAGCGACGCCCCTCGGGAGCAGCGAATGCTTCTGGAGAACCGAAGAGTCCAGGTGGAAGTGAAAATGTCTGCTGTGGAGAACTCTGTCAATCAGACACGGCTGGAGTGAGTGTAGAGAAGAGATGCCAGCAGAGGTCAAATGGGTAGCTGAAGCTTAGCTGCCTCATATGGAAATGCTACGTTGTGGTTTGTGTCGCCTATACATGAAACTGTCTTGATTTATATACTTTTACCTGTCTTATTCTTTCTTTTC from Oncorhynchus masou masou isolate Uvic2021 chromosome 22, UVic_Omas_1.1, whole genome shotgun sequence harbors:
- the LOC135509601 gene encoding large ribosomal subunit protein uL15 codes for the protein MPTKKTKTRKLRGHVSHGHGRIGKHRKHPGGRGNAGGMHHHRINFDKYHPGYFGKVGMRHYHLKRNTVHCPTVNLDKLWTLVSEQTRLNYAKKPEGPAPIIDAVRAGYFKVLGKGKLPKQPVIVKAKFFSRRAEEKIKAVGGACVLMA